The genomic stretch AGAATACGTGACTGATCAATCCCATAACCTTTATAAAGTTCACATAATTCATGTGCTTTTTGAATGGTTGCTTCAGTGTCATATGAAAGAGCAGCATCAACTTCTGTTGAAACTCGGCCTTCAATCAGTTTTAAAATTTCTACACCAAATTTTACGGTTAAAATATCAATGGTTCTTTCGATTAACTCATCGTTGCTATAGCCTTCTTCTTTGGCTTGATAATAAGCATCTTCAATGAGCTCTTTACTTTCTGGTTGTTCTGCTGCTGCCGTAATCAATGAAGGATTAGTCGTCGCGTCTAATGGACGGAATTTACGAATTGCATCAAGGTCACTACTGTCGGCAACAACGGTCGTTAATGTTTTTAATTGGTCAAGTGCTGTATGAGTCATTGATATTCAACATCTTCAGTAATAAATCTTATGTTTTCTTTATAGCACAAAGTCTATTCATGCTGTCGATATATCAATTGTTATATTTCAAAGAAAAACGTTTAGGTTCTGCATCTAAATTGAAATAATTTTAAGGCACCTGTTGCATTCTTTGCGTACGGATATATTCAATGAGATATCTAGCAGCGGCACCAAGTTCACTTTCCCGGCTCCAAACCAAGTCAACATAATATTCAAAGCGTGGAGTGAAATCTAATAAATCCAATACCTTAAGTTTATTTTTTAATTCTGGGTTTTCTTTAAACATTTCTTGAGGAAGAACCCCCCAACCCAAATTACGCAAAATCATTAAGCAAGCAGAGTGATGGTTGTCTGTACGCCAGTAATGTTTCGAAAAAAGCAATTCTGGCTTTAAAGTTTCATCTCGGCTTGCAACTACAATTTGTCGTGTAGTGAGAATCTGTTCATAAGAAACCTGATTTTGGCTTGCTAGGGGATGGTTATTTGAAATAACCGGAATTAGAGCCTCACGTTTAAGTTCTACAAATTGTTCTCTGTTATCTAGATGCTCGCGTTCAAACATCAGTGCAAGTTGGGCAGACCCGTCTAATAACATTTGGAGTGCATCTTCTTGAGGGGCAGACACAATATTAATTTGTAGGTCTGGAAAACGGCTCTCTAGAAGACAAATATAGTCTGTCCAATTGGTGTGTAAAAGTTCAGACACAATCACAATAGTTAAATTAGCTTCCAAACCTGTACTTAACGCGTGGGCATGCTGTTTCCACTGGTTCATCTCAATCAAAAGCTGAGAAGTCTTTTCATATAACACCCGTGCTTCGTCAGTGGGGATGGGTTCACGGCCTTTACGGTCAAATAAAGTTAAGTCCAGATCAATTTCTAAGTTGGCAATAGACATACTTACAGCCGAAGGAACTTTGCCAAGTTTACGGGCTGCTGCAGAAAAAGAGCCAGTTTCAATCACGGCCTGAAACATGAGTAGTTGTTCTTGATTAATATTCATCTGTCAAAAAAATTGAAAGAACCTGATTGGATTAATCAATATTATAAAAATAAAATGCACATTATCCAAGTTATTATTGAGTATTTAAAAATGTTGATTTCCAAGAGAAGACTCATTCATGCAATCAGTTATGAAGGAATTTTATTGGTCATCATTGCGATTGCATTAAGTTTTATTTTTAACATGCCGATGGAAGTGACCGGTACACTCGGTGTGTTTATGGCAGTGGTTTCAGTTTTCTGGAATATGATTTTTAACCACTATTTCGAAAAAGTAGAGCATAAATATAATTGGGAAAGAACGATCCCTGTACGGATTTTACATGCGATTGGTTTTGAAGGTGGTTTGCTGATTGCGACTGTACCAATGATCGCCTATATGATGCAGATGAGTGTTATTGATGCATTTATTTTAGATATTGGCTTAACCTTATGTATTTTGGTTTATACCTTTATTTTCCAGTGGTGCTATGACCATATTGAAGGTAAGTTTTTCCCCGATGCTAAAGCTGCATCACTTCATTAAGTGAATCTATTGAAATGAAATAAGCACCCAAATGGGTGCTTATTTTGTTAGTTCATTATAGAAATTATTTTTCTACAATCGCAACCACACCTTCACCGCCTGCTGTACAGATCGAGATTAATGCGCGGCCTGAACCTTTTTGATTAATCAATTTAGCAGCAGTTGCCAAGATACGACCACCAGTTGCAGCAAATGGGTGGCCTGCACCTAAAGATGAACCATTTACGTTCAGTTTAGAACGGTCAATTGAACCCAAAGGTGCATCTAAACCAAGACGTTCTTTACAGAATTTTTCATCTTCCCAAGCTTTCAAAGTAGATAACACTTGAGATGCGAATGCTTCATGGATTTCGTAGAAATCGAAGTCTTGAAGTTTAAGGTTTGCACGCTTAAGCATACGAGGTACTGCATAAGCAGGAGCCATTAACAAACCTTCTTTAGGACCGCTCTTACCAATGAAGTCAACAGCTGCTGTTTCAGAGAAAGAAAGGTAAGCTAAAACTTCATGACCGTTTTCTTTTGCCCATTCTTCAGAAGCAAGCAATACAACAGAAGCGCCATCAGTTAACGGAGTTGAGTTACCCGCTGTCATTGTTGCAGTTTCGCCTTTACCGAAAACTGGTTTTAACTTAGCAAGTTTTTCAACTGTGCTGTCTGCACGTAAGTTGTTGTCACGGTTAAGACCTAAGAATGGAGTCATTAAGTCGTCAAAGAAACCACGCTCATAAGCAGCAGCAAGTTTTTGATGACTGCTAGCAGCTAACTCATCTTGTGCTTCGCGAGTGATACCCCATTCTAAAGCAGTGATTGCTTGGTGCTCACCCATTGAAAGGCCAGTACGTGGTTCACCGTTACTTGGTGCATCAAGAAGCTTTTTAAAATCAATTTTTGTTAAAGCTTTCAGGCGGTCTTTACCAGTTTTAGCTACATTGAGCTCAAGTAAAACTTTACGTAAACCATCGCCTACAGCGATCGGAGCATCAGAAGTGGTATCTACACCACCTGCAATACCTACGTCAATTTGACCAAGTGCAATTTTGTTTGCAACAACAAAAGCTGCTTGTAAACCTGTACCACAAGCAA from Acinetobacter pittii encodes the following:
- the yahB gene encoding LysR family transcriptional regulator gives rise to the protein MNINQEQLLMFQAVIETGSFSAAARKLGKVPSAVSMSIANLEIDLDLTLFDRKGREPIPTDEARVLYEKTSQLLIEMNQWKQHAHALSTGLEANLTIVIVSELLHTNWTDYICLLESRFPDLQINIVSAPQEDALQMLLDGSAQLALMFEREHLDNREQFVELKREALIPVISNNHPLASQNQVSYEQILTTRQIVVASRDETLKPELLFSKHYWRTDNHHSACLMILRNLGWGVLPQEMFKENPELKNKLKVLDLLDFTPRFEYYVDLVWSRESELGAAARYLIEYIRTQRMQQVP
- the aceI gene encoding chlorhexidine efflux PACE transporter AceI; the encoded protein is MLISKRRLIHAISYEGILLVIIAIALSFIFNMPMEVTGTLGVFMAVVSVFWNMIFNHYFEKVEHKYNWERTIPVRILHAIGFEGGLLIATVPMIAYMMQMSVIDAFILDIGLTLCILVYTFIFQWCYDHIEGKFFPDAKAASLH
- the fadI gene encoding acetyl-CoA C-acetyltransferase, which translates into the protein MSKPTQENPAVENSAQEKVSNTSKPASNTAKRNSTTPKAATNTPKTTRTRSTTAPARSPRTKSAATATTSTSSNVAAEPKATKTKTSVQQDKTMSQNTVRRVAIIGGNRIPFARSNTAYFKASNSDMLTAALNGLVERFNLQGKRIGEVVAGAVLKHSRDFNMTREVVLSTDLAPETPAYDIQIACGTGLQAAFVVANKIALGQIDVGIAGGVDTTSDAPIAVGDGLRKVLLELNVAKTGKDRLKALTKIDFKKLLDAPSNGEPRTGLSMGEHQAITALEWGITREAQDELAASSHQKLAAAYERGFFDDLMTPFLGLNRDNNLRADSTVEKLAKLKPVFGKGETATMTAGNSTPLTDGASVVLLASEEWAKENGHEVLAYLSFSETAAVDFIGKSGPKEGLLMAPAYAVPRMLKRANLKLQDFDFYEIHEAFASQVLSTLKAWEDEKFCKERLGLDAPLGSIDRSKLNVNGSSLGAGHPFAATGGRILATAAKLINQKGSGRALISICTAGGEGVVAIVEK